A portion of the Lolium rigidum isolate FL_2022 chromosome 1, APGP_CSIRO_Lrig_0.1, whole genome shotgun sequence genome contains these proteins:
- the LOC124683478 gene encoding anthocyanidin 5,3-O-glucosyltransferase-like, producing the protein MAMATAKMVVLVPGQSISHLTPMMEFAEVCLRRGLAVTVVVPHPTLTAPAFRSAICRYASRLPSLAVHSLPPPPAHPNSLGAVHPFIRMQAAFRSQAPGLRDFLRGLPAVHALVADMFAVDALDVAAEVGVPGHLFYCTGANNLAVFLQLPSFCSGSGGDLKYLGDAPVSFPGVRTMPASHLVDGVLDSGTELYAAVLDVLGRMSAARGILVNTFEALEGSVMAAIREGRCLPEHANPSVYCVGPLIAEGETGEERHPCLTWLDAQPERSVVFICFGSRCTVSLEQITEMAKGLEKSGHRFLWVLRAPPAFAAAAAEPDVALSLLPEGFLARTADRGLVVTASWVPQVDVLRHASTGAFVTHCGWNSTLEAVVTGMPMVCWPLEAEQWMNKVYIVEEMKVGIEVRGYKPGELVTADNVDATVRSIMDMESEGRRTVMERALAVKESAAAAWKEGGSSFAAFTEFVKQME; encoded by the coding sequence ATGGCCATGGCGACGGCGAAAATGGTGGTTCTGGTCCCCGGCCAGAGCATTAGCCACCTCACCCCCATGATGGAGTTCGCCGAGGTCTGCCTCCGTCGCGGCCTCGCCGTCACCGTCGTCGTCCCGCACCCAACCCTCACCGCCCCGGCCTTCCGCTCCGCCATCTGCCGGTACGCTTCCCGGCTCCCGTCTCTCGCCGTGCACTCCCTACCTCCCCCTCCCGCCCACCCCAACTCCCTCGGCGCCGTCCACCCCTTCATCCGCATGCAGGCAGCCTTCCGCTCCCAGGCACCCGGCCTGCGAGACTTCCTCCGCGGCCTCCCCGCCGTCCACGCGCTCGTCGCCGACATGTTCGCCGTcgatgccctcgacgtcgccgcGGAGGTGGGCGTCCCGGGGCACCTCTTCTACTGCACGGGCGCCAACAACCTCGCCGTCTTCCTCCAGCTGCCTTCATTTTGCTCCGGGAGCGGCGGGGACTTGAAATATCTCGGCGACGCGCCCGTGTCGTTCCCCGGCGTGCGCACCATGCCGGCGTCCCACCTGGTCGACGGGGTGCTCGACAGCGGGACCGAACTATACGCGGCCGTGCTGGACGTGTTAGGTCGGATGTCTGCGGCGCGTGGCATTCTGGTGAACACCTTCGAGGCGCTGGAAGGCTCGGTGATGGCTGCGATTAGAGAAGGCCGCTGCCTCCCTGAGCACGCCAATCCGTCGGTCTACTGCGTCGGGCCGTTGATCGCGGAGGGGGAGACGGGGGAGGAAAGGCACCCATGCCTCACGTGGCTTGACGCTCAGCCAGAGCGCAGTGTCGTCTTCATCTGCTTCGGCAGCCGGTGCACCGTGTCGCTGGAGCAGATAACTGAGATGGCCAAGGGGCTCGAGAAGTCCGGGCACAGGTTCCTGTGGGTGCTGCGCGCGCCTCCTGCCTTCGCTGCGGCTGCCGCCGAACCGGATGTGGCGCTTTCTCTCCTCCCAGAGGGGTTCTTGGCACGGACCGCAGACAGGGGCCTCGTGGTGACCGCGTCCTGGGTGCCGCAGGTGGACGTGTTGCGTCACGCCTCCACTGGTGCCTTCGTAACGCACTGCGGATGGAACTCAACGCTCGAGGCGGTGGTGACCGGCATGCCTATGGTGTGCTGGCCGCTGGAAGCCGAGCAGTGGATGAACAAGGTGTACATTGTGGAGGAGATGAAGGTTGGTATCGAGGTTAGAGGGTATAAACCTGGGGAGCTTGTCACGGCGGACAATGTGGATGCAACTGTTAGGTCGATCATGGACATGGAGTCGGAGGGACGTCGGACAGTCATGGAACGGGCCTTGGCAGTGAAGGAGAGCGCTGCCGCGGCGTGGAAGGAAGGTGGGTCCTCTTTTGCCGCTTTCACTGAGTTTGTGAAGCAAATGGAGTGA
- the LOC124683479 gene encoding UDP-glycosyltransferase 88B1-like, with amino-acid sequence MSTARMVVVVPGQSISHLIPMLDFAAICLHGGLEVTVAVPDPTLTAPAFRSTLCRYASRLPSLSIHSLPPPPAQQQSLKAANAPAHPFIRMQAATRSQAPGLRDFLLSLPAVHALVADMLDVVSAVDVAAEVGVPGHLFFSTGAATLSVFLGLPSFCSTRSGGELKDLGDAPVSFPGVPPMPASHLVDGVLDSGTDLYTASLDVFGRMAAASGILVNTFEALDSSAVAALRDPDRATPPVYCVGPVVAEAEERHHPCLPWLDAQTKRSVVFLCFGSRCTVSLEQIGEMAEGLERSGHRFLWVLRAPPGSATGEPDAALSLLPERFLARTADKGLVVAASSGVPQLQVLRHASTGAFVSHCGWNSTLEAVGAGVPMVCWPLVAEQWMNKVYIVEELKVGVEVRGYKRGGLVTAADVDATVRQIMDMEPECRRAVEERLVEMKESTAAAWKEGGSSRTVFAEFVNQMEQGSENCRKCSVVGKNL; translated from the coding sequence ATGTCAACGGCGAGAATGGTGGTGGTCGTCCCCGGCCAGAGCATAAGCCACCTCATCCCCATGCTGGACTTCGCCGCGATCTGCCTCCATGGCGGCCTCGAGGTCACCGTCGCCGTCCCAGACCCAACCCTGACCGCCCCGGCCTTCCGCTCCACGCTCTGCCGGTACGCCTCCCGGCTCCCCTCCCTCTCAATCCACTCCCTCCCTCCACCTCCAGCCCAGCAACAATCCCTCAAAGCCGCCAACGCTCCCGCCCACCCGTTCATCCGCATGCAGGCCGCCACCCGCTCCCAGGCGCCCGGCCTGCGGGACTTCCTCCTCAGCCTGCCCGCCGTCCACGCGCTCGTCGCCGACATGCTCGACGTGGtgtccgccgtcgacgtcgccgcGGAGGTGGGCGTCCCGGGGCACCTCTTCTTCTCCACGGGCGCCGCAACCCTCTCCGTCTTCCTCGGACTGCCTTCCTTCTGCTCTACGAGGAGCGGCGGAGAACTGAAAGATCTCGGCGACGCGCCCGTGTCGTTCCCCGGCGTGCCTCCGATGCCGGCGTCCCACCTGGTCGACGGGGTGCTCGACAGCGGGACGGACCTGTACACGGCTTCGCTGGACGTGTTCGGCCGgatggcggcggcgagcggcaTCCTGGTCAACACCTTCGAGGCGCTGGACAGCTCGGCGGTGGCAGCGCTTAGGGACCCCGACCGCGCCACCCCGCCCGTCTACTGCGTCGGGCCggtggtcgcggaggcggaggagaggcACCACCCGTGCCTCCCGTGGCTGGACGCGCAGACCAAGCGCAGCGTCGTGTTCCTCTGCTTCGGCAGCCGGTGCACGGTGTCGCTGGAGCAGATCGGCGAGATGGCCGAGGGGCTCGAGCGGTCCGGCCACAGGTTCCTCTGGGTGCTACGCGCGCCGCCTGGCTCCGCCACCGGCGAGCCAGACGCGGCGCTGTCTCTTCTCCCCGAGAGGTTCTTGGCCCGGACGGCGGACAAAGGCCTCGTGGTGGCCGCGTCCTCCGGGGTGCCCCAGTTGCAGGTGCTGCGTCACGCGTCCACCGGCGCGTTTGTGAGCCACTGCGGATGGAACTCGACGCTGGAGGCGGTGGGCGCCGGCGTGCCGATGGTGTGCTGGCCGCTGGTGGCCGAGCAGTGGATGAACAAGGTGTACATCGTGGAGGAGCTCAAGGTTGGCGTGGAGGTGCGAGGGTATAAGCGCGGCGGGCTCGTCACTGCCGCCGACGTGGATGCCACGGTTAGGCAGATCATGGACATGGAACCGGAATGCCGGCGAGCGGTCGAGGAACGGCTGGTGGAGATGaaggagagcaccgccgcggcgTGGAAGGAAGGTGGCTCCTCTCGCACCGTATTCGCTGAGTTTGTAAATCAGATGGAGCAAGGGTCTGAAAATTGCAGAAAGTGTTCAGTTGTGGGTAAGAATCTGTAA